The window ctatttagcctaattaatccataattagcctatatgatgctacagtaaatattctctaattatggattaattaggcttgaaaaatttgtctcgtaaattagcttttatttatgtaattagttttgtaagtagtttatACTATTTAacactctaaattagtgtctaaaaaTAGATAACAAAGTTAAGTCCTGATCCAAACACCGGCCTAATGATGAAAGTAGGTGTACAGTTACGTAGGGTAGGAACATCATATTTGCTACTGCTATTGCTACCCCTGTGGaacggccgccgtcgtcaccgctccaCCCACAGTCGTCACCTCACTTCAacgctcgtcgtcctcctccactcctccaCCTCCAACCTCCTCGCacgccctccctccctccataaACATAAAAGCCCTCGCGCACCCACACGCCCTTGTCGTTTCCATTCCACCCTTCCAATTCAACGCCCCTACAATGGTGGCGCCCATCGACCCACCTCGAATTCGTAGCGCGAATCCTCGTCTCCCAATGAGCATTTAATCGGTCCCGTTCCGTTCGCCGAGGCTGCAGTGAGCTGAATCTTTTGCATTCTTGCCTTCTTGGCTTCTTGCTgctggagaagaaggagaagagcgCGCGCTCCCCAtgccgtgcgcgcgcgccgaggACGCGCTgccctccgccgccatcgccgccctcgAGATgccatcctccgccgccgccgccgcagcagcgtgAGTGTGATTGTTCTTgaatctttctttctttccttttttttttgttttgttctcGTGTTGATTTGGTTTCCATCTTGTTGCTCCCTCTGAATCTTGCTGAATGCTGGGAGTGATGGTTTCAGAGGCGGTCTGATCCAGAaggtgggcggcggccggagatcGGGCGGGTCGGGGCGGGCGTTGCATCGGTCGGCGCATCTGTCGGCGGAGGACGacggccacgcgccgccgccggcgagctgcaGCAAGGTTCGGTTCCTGTGGGCTTCTGGTTGACTCGTTTCTATCTCCACAGCCCCTGCCCAGCATCCAGACATCCCAGAAATTCACATTCTTTGTTCGGATTCGGGGACACCACGGTTTGGGAACACTCGGATTACTGGCACAGAAAAGCGAGATTTCAACGGCAAATGCCCCCGCAAAAGCGGTGTCCTTTTGCGAAATGCCGTGGTGCGCAGGGCGCTGTCGGCTTCGGCTGGCCGTGCCTGCAAAAATTGTTTTTCATTGGGTCCCCCCCAAACCAAGGATGAACTGTCCCCTACCCCATTTGTCTCCACTTTCCATTAATCGCCGCAGACTGTGTGGTCAACCAACAATCTTGTTGTTTATTGCTTCCTGGGTTTATTTCTGCCAATCGAAGTAATGTCACAGCAATCGTCGTTTTCATTGTTGTTTTTGTAGGATGATAAGATCGGTGGTGGtgggaagagagaagggagcCAGAGGAGCAGGATGAGGAAGTACAGGTCGCAGCTCGAGCAGGAAGTAAGAACTTGCTGATTCTCTTTATTTTGTGGCCTTCTTCTACAGACTACAGGCAGATGATGTTAGTGTGTAAATGTGATGTTCTTTATACTATCGAAAATTGTGCAGGTCAAGAAATTACAGAGGCAGCTCGAAGAAGAGATTGATTTGCATGTTGCGCTGGCAGACGCTGTTATGCAAAATGCTGGACCTGTACTGAACTCCTCTGTGAAGATTCCATACAAGGTGAAGAGCTACTAGCTAGTTTTCTTGTCTTTATGGAATGCCATTTCTGAGCCAATTCAGTAATTTTTGTTTTGACCTTTTCATTCTCCAGGCACAAGAATTACTAACTAACATTGCCTCCTTGGAAAGTGCCGTATCGAAGCTTGAAAAGGACTTAAATGAACTATATTACCAGCTTTGTCATGAAAGGAATGAAAGGTTACTTGCCGAAAGTAAACCAGGGTGCTTGCCATCTACATCCCCAGATCACTCATTGTCAACTTGCACGTGCACATGggaagaagtaagtttttttttttttttaagtaaatataTCTGTCTTCTTTCTGATGTTGGAGTTATTGATACCTTCTTGTTATCTTTCTTAGCACATATCATCATTGAGAGATTTAAAGTTTGGAGGATCTGAGTCAATGAGGTCAACACAACAAGATTTATACTCTGAACTTGAATATGAACAAGATGTTGGAGAAGATCCTGAGGAGAGACAAATGGTTTCTCTAAATAGACTATTTGAAAAACACCGGGATGTTTCTTTAAATAGACTTCTGGAAAAACACCGGGATGAAGAGGTCCTTCTCATGCCTATTTGTATAGTTTTGGAAGATAGTTAATTGTGCTAGACATATTCGTGCAAGGTTTGATTTATCTCTCTGCAGATGCAAGAATCTTGCTCTACTGATAAAGAAGGCGAAGAAGATGAGAAGATTGATACTCTATCATTTGAACAATCCATACTAAAGATAACTAGCATGAAATTAGGGAATCTTTGGAACAATCCTAACCAGCTCTCAGAGGAGATGGTTCGTTGCATGAGAAACATTTTCCTCCGTCTATCTGAATCCTCGAAGATGTTACCAAAGGAATCTTCTGATTGTTCATCTTCCTCAGCAGAACGTCTTTCTGGTTCTACACTGGCATCCTTCTCAGATTCATCCATCATTCCCTCAATGCTACGAAGTCCTTCAGTTGACTCGAATCGCAATGATGAGATGACAACTGAAGCCAGCAACTTTGATCCATATAAAGTTAATGGGAAGGAAAGCCGAAGAGATATTGGAAATTATCATTCAGCAGCTGAAGTATCTTGGATGTCTGTTGGAAAGGAGCAACTTGAATATGCATCTGAAGCTCTAAAAAAATTCAGGTTTGATGCTGCAACCTAGGCTAAAACTGCCTGTCCTAATGTCAAACATACTGCATGTTATGAGGTTCATATgaagcatgtttttttttgaaacactcGTTCATATGTATGATACTATCAGCATACTATGCACATTTCTAATCTCATTTTACTGTTGATGCCTAAGTGAATTTACAAACAATTGAACTGTTATGAGGTTTGTACCGAGGGAAGAATGAGATGCTTCTTGTAATCTTTTATTTTCAGGAAACACAAACcgtattatattttatattttggaacccCACAACTTGTTGTCATTTTTAGCCCTGAAAGGAATCCCTGGCAGTGTGTAATTTATCCATATTTGAATGTGTTAACGAGCACTCTTTTCCATGCCACTTTGACTTATCTTTGATGTATGATAAAACTTTCAACCCCAATGTCTTGCTGATGAGCAAACAAATGTTAACACATACTCACTACATCTCATAATAAATGTTTTCTTTGCGACGCTTTCCAAGTTTTTTGGTCTATTTTCTGTCAATTACGGTGTTCCTCATTGAAGACCATCTTTAATTCTTACTAATACTTATGTTGAATGTAAGTGTAACAAATAACCATGCCTTTGTATTTACAGATTTCTTGTGGAACAGCTATCAAAGGTTAACCCTAATAGTATGAACTGTGATGAGCGGCTAGCCTTTTGGATTAATTTGTACAATGCACTGATTATGCATGTAAGTATGTTACCAAAGAGACTGGCTTTGCAAACAAGTCCTGCACTGATGATTTATGCATATTTCTGTTCCTCATATTTCATTTTGCTTTTACTACGTATTTCTTTCTCACTAGACTAATACTATATACTAAATTTTCTGTACTGGTTTCTATCAGGCATATCTAGCATATGGAGTTCCACGAAATGATATCAAGCTTTTTTCCCTAATGCAAAAGGTTTGAGCAGGATCTCTTCTCTGAACAAAAAATGTATAACACTTTCTTCAATATGGATTTCAATTAACACGTGCTAGCGATGCAGGCCTGTTACACAGTTGGTGGTCAGTCTTTCAGTGCTGCTGAAATAGAATTTGTGATTCTAAAGATGAAGACTCCAGTGCATCGGCCCCAACTTGTATAGCTTTTTCTATAACCTATTTATTTTCCATTTGCTTATAAATCATAACGCCTCTCATTGGTGTCCCTACCTTTCTATAGTCCTTGATGCTAGCTCTTAACAAGTTCAAAATTACTGAGGAGCACAAGAAATACTCGATTGATGGGACAGAACCCCTTGTGTTGTTTGGACTCAGCTGCGGAATGTTCTCTTCACCCGCCGTAAGTATATGAGTTTTATCATTGTTTTCATGTAAATATGTGTGTATTGTACTATTTGTTCAGCAAATATTGCAATCGCCAAGTGCATGTTTCTGCAGCAACCATTGCGCTACCAAACAATATTGCTTGCTTCAAATCCTTGTTCAGATGCTATAGTAACATGTTCTTTCAATGACGTTTGAACATCCACACTGTCGTAACTATTAACATATCAAGCtgttattttccttttcctctttttatttttttaacaatctTGTGATGATCTGCCGTCATACAGGTGAGGATCTTCTCTGCAGCAAATGTCCGTCAGGAGCTTCAGGAATCTTTGAGAGACTATGTCCAAGCGTCTGTTGGTATAAGCGACCGAGGGAAACTGCTAATCCCAAAGTTACTGCAGAGCTATGCCAAGGGGAATGTCGAAGATTCTTTGCTCGCTGACTGGATCTGCCATCACCTTACACCTGATCAAGTTGCAGTCATCCGAGATTCTTCTTCACAGCGGAAGCAGCGGCTTCTTGGAGCACGCAGTTTTACTGTTGTTGCATTCGACTCAAAATTCCGCTATCTGTTCTTGCCTGACAGCAGTGGCTCCCAGAAGCCAGAACCCAAACGGACTTCGTGAGCTGTGTTCAGAAAACACATGCTATGAGCGAGTATGTTTGGTCCTAGAACCATTTCTTGCATACTGGACAATGGAGTAGCTAGTTGTATATGATGTAAATTTTTGGAGGAAGAGTATATGATGCAACAAAGATGAGAAGCTGGAGGGTGATACAAAGAGCTCCAGTAAGGATACAGGATAGTTCATATGTATGATCAGATTATCTCAGCTGAATTGGCGATGAAGGTTCATCTGGATCTCATTTTGTTCTGTTACTGTCTTTCCATAATGAAGATAACCTTTTGTAATTTTTGTTTTCGACATACCTTTTTTTGGGGGTATAGTTCTTGATCTTGGTCAATTGATTTGTAAGTTGTGCTCTAAATAATGTATAGTGCTTTTACCTCTTTATAATAATGTGAGTTACTTTGTCACTGTCTGGCTGTTACTGCTGGAATAAGTAACCGTTCTATGAGATGCAACCTTTGTCAGATAGATAAAGTTTATGCCTTTTTTATTCGAAATGCTTGGAATTTACAAGGAAAAGAAATGGAATCGTTTTGAATACAAACAATGTTGGCAataatcactttttttttttgggagcaAAAACCATAACCCTTATTATCATCATACATTGGAGATTTTGCCCCCTTTTTGTAAGGTAATAGCTCAAACTGCTCGTCTTAGGGCTAGTTTGTGTATGCAGTGCTATATTGTTACAATgatatttaagaacttgttttttttttttcaaaacctATCCTTCTGAACTCCATTATAACTTCTGCAAagataaaaaaaccaaaaatattAAACTAAAAtcttgaaatattaaacgttaTATTTTATCAAAGGTAGCCTtcaaaatcaacaaaatttaTGTTATCCCTTTCAAGCAACTCACCTCAATTACATGTGGGGCCAAACCCACTTATTTTTCCAGCttgtctttttttagaaaaaaacatttcaaaAAATCCTTTAgacggggcttttaactatttgccactcttacggatgttgcttaacgatttgccactagggcccacatgtcatagacacatgagggctcGCATGTCATTGACAGGGTGTGGCGAATCGTTAATTGCCATGTCACAAGAgtgcaaatagttaaattacATTGGGCCAATAAGTGGGCCGGGCTGCCCAAGAGGCTTGggccatctcctctctctcctctcctccttcacGCCGCGAGATGAATCCCCCGGCGACTCCACTCCAGCGCCGGCGaatgccgccgcccgccggcagcggcggcggcggtggcagagcCGTTTGATTCCCCCAGAAGTTTGTGCGGGGGAGGCGGCATCCAGCTCTCCACTCCCAGGGTCAGTTGATTCATCCgcgctttttttttccttctgctCGTTGCTCTTCACACCACAGTGATCTGCTGAGCCGGGAGGGGTAGGAGTAGTAGATCGGCTGTTGCTCGGGACCCGTGGAGTGGGATGGATTGCGTTGAGCTCATGCCAAATTGAGACATGAACATCCTTGTGATTTTGCTTTTTTCAGAAACATTTTTACTAGTCTCAGGTTCCTTATATATTTTTGGGGTAATTTTGGTGCCCATATCAGTTCACGTGGTATTATTAGTTTTCCTTGCCACTTCCATCGTAATAATCGGATCAGTAATATGATTCACATATTTGGTTATATTGTAATCATGTATTGGTCTGTCACTTATTATGTTCCTGGCATTCTGCCTCTTTAATCATGGTCTCCTGATAATGTTGTGaatctgccttttttttttttgagtaaatttcattaAACCCCACGTATTATGATCTAAGTTGCACAAAATCACAGGTATTTTGGTAAGTGGCACATAACCCTAAATATTATGGTTATAAAGTTTTACAAAACCACATCGTTAACATTTTGACATAGTCCTATATCAAAATAAAGAAAGCGAATCTAACATTTTTATGTTGGATAAAATGCTTATAAATTTGAGATATGATTGTAGAACTCAAAAGTGTGTGCTAGATTAAAgtcaaaataattattaatgtGGTTTTATGAAACGTTTAGACTGCCATGTGTCAAAGTtcttgtggttttgtgaaacttggACCATTATAGATGAGGTTTTACAAAAATTACTCCttttttaaaatcaaaatttaatcACAGAATAATTTGCTGAACGAAAAAATAGGTTTGGATACAAAACAGTAAAAAAATGGTAATCTATGGAGGACTGTGCAAAAAGGAAGTACACAAATATTAATTCTTCTGCTACTATGAGCTTCTCTGTGCACTTCAAAAGTTTAAGTGCATGATCATCATGTGCTATCATATTCTGATTTAATTGAGTTCTGTTGTTTGCAGCTCAGTGCCTATGATGTCTAGGCAGGAGACTACCTCTCGTATAGTTGGTCTCATTCCAGGATTGTGGTTGACACACTGGCATGCAACTTCAAGTACCTTCAGCATCTGCTCTTCATGTCCTGTGCCTCGGAGTGTTGGATCCAGGACCTCAATCTGCTTTCCTTTGGATCTCATCTCCTGGACCCACTCGATGAGTTCTTTTGATGCAGACAAGACTGGAATGGGTCGCCTCCCGGTGAGTAGTTCAAGCAGGACAACCCCAAAACTGTACATGTCACCTCTCAGTGTAGCCATCCACCCTTGCCCATACTCTGGGGGAACGTAACCAAGAGTGCCAACTAGTTCAGTTGTGACATGGGTTTTGTTGGGAAGGATCAATCTTGATAACCCAAAATCTGCAACATAAGCTTTGAATTCTTTGTCAAGTAGAATGTTGCTGGACTTGATGTCACGGTGGACTATGTTTGGCTTACAAACATCATGGATATAAGCAAGGCCCTGGCTTGCCCCTTGTGCGATCTTGAGTCGCATTGGCCAATCAAGAAATGAACTGGCATCGTTGTCCCTGTTGTGAAGCCAATCGTCCAGGCTACCATTCTCCATGTAGGAATATATGAGGAACCTTGAGTTTCCCTGGATGCAGTAACCCCACAGTGGCACAAGATTATCATGCTGTGCCATGGAGAGTGCATCAACCTCTGCACTGAATTCCCTTTCCATCAGACACATGTCACTATTGAGCTTCTTGATGGCAAGCATTGAGCCATCAGATAGCTCACCTTTGTAGACAAGTCCGTAACCTCCACAACCGATGATGTTCTCCTTGTCAAAATTTTTTGTAGCCTTCAGGAGATCAGTGAATGTGAGCTTGGTTTGCTCCCCCTTTCCTTGTGGTACCATCACCAAGGGTTGTTCTGAATTGAGGTTGGACGATGGTGCTTCTGTCCCATCATTGCTGTATCTCCTGTTTTTGCTCAAGAAACTTGTGCTCCTCAACAAGGTAAGGAGATGAGCTAGCAAGACAAGGATGGCAATTCCTCCAAAGAACACACCAAATGTAACTGCAAGAATGGCTTTCTTGATGTGTCGTTTTTTGGAGATGTAtgatgtttgagctgaactgcAATGGTTTGCAAGCATAGGACCACATAATTTTGGATTGCCATCAAAGATAGAACTTGGGAATGTGCTAAGCTGACCTACAGTTGGAACTGGTCCTTCTAGGTCATTGTTAGAAACATTAAATGCTGAAAGGAAGTGCAATTTGTTCAGTGCTTCAGGGATTGTACCAGTGAGATTATTGTTTGACAAGTCAAGCATCTGAAGATTTGTGAGATTGCAGATTGATTCTGGTATCTGTCCAGACAATTTATTGGAGCTCAAATTGAGTAAAAGAAGTGCCTTCAACTGACCAATCTCCTTAGGGATTGCGCCAGCGAAGTTATTGATGCCTAGATTGAGCACTTTGGGGAAAGCACTGTTTATTCGGTACTGAAGTGATTGGGCTGTAAAAATTGGCAGCTCAAAGACTTTTGGTGCAACATTGTCTGTTTTTAGCATTGGCATCTCCATTAATGCTGTTGGAATTTCTCCTGAAAGGCTGTTGTTCGTTATGTCTAGATAGAAGAGGAAGTTTAGGCTGCTGATCCAGATAGGTATTTGTCCAGTTAGTTGGTTGTCATGTAAAAATAACATCTCCAAATTTGTGAGCTTTGATAACCAATGAGGTATTTTCCCAGACAATGAACAACCATACAGGGAAAGAACCTGAAGATTCTCAAAACCATCAATGCTATCATCTAAAGGTATGGTTTCGTGCATGAAGTTGATCGCGATTATCAAGGTTGTGAGGTTTTTGGAGCTCTGAAGCATCTGAAGTGTACTGGTTATATTTGCAAGAGAGTTCTTAACAAGTGACAGGAATGATAAGGACTTCAGATTACCTATTTTCTCTGACAGCTGCCCACGAAAGTTGTTGAAAGATAATCGTAATGCAGTTAGATTGCTACATGAGTAAATGCTTTCTGGGATCGTCCCATTGAATTTATTCCACACGACATCTAAAGTTTTTAGATTGGGTAGTGTGGAGAAGTTAACCTTGGTGAGCTCCCCACTGAAGTTGTTCTTTTTTAGGTCAATGGTTACAAGGTTTGTGCAGTCACTCAACGTTGATGGCAGCTCCCCTGACATGTTGTTGTTGTCCAGATGGAACTCCTCCAGTCTCTTGAGCTGTCCTATGGAATGTGGGATGCTGCCAATGAACTTATTTCCTCCAAGATCAAGGGTGACCAAATTTATGAGCTTGGTGATGCCGTCAATTGATCCTTCTAACTGATTGTTAGGAAAAGAGAGGTGCTTCAAAGAGGTAATATCAAAGATCTCATATGGAATAGCCCCAGTGAGATTGTTTTTGCCAGAGCTGAGCAATGTCAGTGTGGAACAATTACTGAGCCCTGGAGGGATGCCCCCACTGAATTGGTTATAACTAATATCAAGCAAGGCAAATGATGGTGCACTGGCACAGAACGAAGTTGGTATCTTCCCAGTAAAGCTGTTATTGCTGGCGTTGAGCGCTACGAGACTCTTCATCACCTCCCATGTTGTTGATGGAAAATTTCCTGTAAACAAGTTGCTTGATATGTTTAGTACCTGCAGAGGCCGGTCATGGGTCGAAGATGGCAGATCGCTTAAGTCTCCTGTCAGGTAGTTAAAACTGACATCAAGGATCATGATGCTGCTGGATGACACCAATTCCAGTGGTAAGCCACCAGACagtgagttgtgggacaagttgagGCGCATCAAGCCTATCAGGTTGCCAAGGGAAGGTGAGATGATCCCCTCAAGCCCTCTAGTAGCCAGAAACACCTCATTGACTGTCCTATTTGGGTTGCAGGTGATCCCTTCCCATACACAGCAGTCCGTGCCATTCTTCCATGACATGCCCAGGCCACCATCCTTTGAAAGCCAAGCGAGAAACTGGATCAGGGAGTTGCTCTCTTTCTCGGTGCAAGAACTGGTGGGAGAGGCCAAGAAGAGCAGCAGCGCAAGAGCAAGACCAAAGGAAGTTATGGGGAATCTGTTGCTGTAGTTCTTGTTCGAGAACTGGAGGGGTTGCATGGTTTTCTCCATAACCTAGCATCAGAGCCAATAGTTTGAAGAAGAATGATCATGATATGAAGGGAACAAGCAGCTGCTGCCTCTTCTTTGTTTTATCTTCTCAGGTCAAAATCACCACATTTATGAGTCAGGACTAAGCTGCTATTGGTTAGATGTGACATCACTTTCCAAATTCACTGTTCACACCAGCAAGCTGCTATAGTCTACTGGTAAGTCTGACTTCCATTCACTAATGGTTTGGTAATACTTATAACAGACATCCATGATTCGGCCATTATTGAACTTTTGTAGCGTGCGTTAATTTACTCGATATGACAATTATACAAGTTTCATTATGTTTAACTTTTGCTATTGGCATAAACATTTAAGACTAACAAagatgaatagaaaaaaaaatcccttttTGCTGGGCAAGAAAGTGGCTCTCTCAAAATTGCAAGGAGCTAAAAGAGTTTCACGAAAATGAATGAGCCCGCAAGCATTGACCATACCAATGAATATTTGTCTGTAACTATCAGTATATTTCAGCATGTCaggtaacttttttttctcgaaaataTGTCAGGTAAGgatcaaaaagaaaaatgtaggtttttttttcacaaagtgGTTATTACAGTCCCATTAGGCCATCACCAAGAATAAAATGTTTATCCatttgcttcctttttttttattcgctaggattttttttttctgagaataTGTTAGTTTTGTGCTCTCTAAGAAAACAAACAACAAATTGATTCATATATTTTGTTACTACATGGTAATCATGTGTTGAGCTGTCACTTATTAAATTCCTGGTATTTGCCTCTTGAATCATGGGCTCTCGATAATGTTGTGAATCTTCGTGTTGTTTATCGAATTCTAACTACAGAATAGTTACAAGAAGGGAAAAAATGGGTTTGAATTACAAAATAGTAAAAAAAGATAATTCATGAGAGACTGTGCAAAGTACAGTGCAACACTCAGCTTCTCTCTGCACTCTAAAGTAGATCATCATGTGTTATCTAATTCTATTTTAATTGAGTTTTGTTGTCTGCAGCTCGGTGCCTATGATGTCCAGGCAGGAGACAACCTCTTGTATAGTTGGTCTCATTCCAGGATTATGATTTACACACTGGCATGCAACTTCAAGAACCTTCACCATCTGTTTTTCATATCCTGTGCCTCGGAGTGTTGGATCCAGGACCTCAATATACTTTCCTTCAGATATCATCTCCTGCACCCACTCGACAAGTTGTTTTGATGAAGACAAGATTGGAACAGGCCGCCTTCCGGTGAGCAGCTCGAGCAGGACTACTCCAAAGCTGTACATGTCACCTCTCAATGTAGCCACCCACCCTTGTCCATACTCTGGGGGGATGTAACCGAAAGTGCCGACTAGCTCTGTTGTGACATGGGTTCTGTTGGGAAGGATCAACCTTGATAGCCCAAAATCTGCAATGTGAGCTTTGAATTCTTTGTCAAGTAAAACATTGCTGCACTTGATGTCACGGTGGACTATTTGAGGCTTGCAGACATCATGGATGTAAGATATACCCTGGCTTGCTCCTTGTGCAATCTTGAGCCGCATTGGCCAGTTAAGAAACGAGCTGGCATCATCATTCCTGTTATGAAGCCAATCATCCAGGCTGCCATTCTCCATGTAGGAATATATGAGCAACATTGAGTTTCCCTGGATGCAGTAACCCCACAGCGGCACAAGATTGTCATGCTGCGCTGTAGAGAGTGCGTCAACCTCTGCACTGAATTCCCTCTCCATCAGACACATGTCGCTGTTGAGCTTCTTTATGGCAACCATCGATCCATCAGATAACTCAGCTTTGTAGACTAGCCCATATCCTCCACAACCGATGATGTTCTCCTTGTCAAAGTTTTTTGTAGCCTTCAGATCAGTGAATGTGAGCTTGGTTTGCTCTCCCTTTCCTTGTGACAGCATCACCAAGGTTTGCTCCGACTTGATGTTGGACAATGTTTCTTCGGTGCCATCGTTTCTGCATCTCCTGTTCTCAGTCACGAAATTCTTGCCCCTCAAGAAGAGAATAAGACGAGCTAGCAAGAACAGGATGGTGATACCTCCAAAAAATACACCAAATGCAAGTGCTAAGATGGCTGTCTTGTTATGTCGCTTTTTGGAGACATACGATGTTTTATCTGAACCACAATGGTGTACAAGCATAGGACCACACAATTTTGGATTGCCATCAAAGCTAGAATTCGGAAACGTGCTAAGTTGGCCTACAGTTGGAACTGATCCTTCTAGGTCATTGTTAGATACATTAAATGCTGAAAGGAAGTTCAGTTTGTTCAATGCTGCAGGGATTGGACCAGTGAGGTCATTGCTTGATATGTCAAGCACCTGCAGGTTTGTGATGTTGCAGATTGATTCTGGTATCCCTCCAGAGAATTTGTTGGAGCTCAAATTGAGTAAAAGAAGTGCCTTTAACTGACCAATCTCCTTCGGGATGACACCAGTGAAGTTATTGATACCTAGATTCAGCACTTTTGGGAGAGCACTGGTTCTTCGGTATTGAAGTAATGGAGCTGTAAAAACAGGCAACTCAAAGACCCTTGGTTCAACATTATCTGTTTTGAACATTGGCATCTCCATTAAGGCTTTTGGAATTTCTCCGGAAAGGCTGTTGCTCGATAAATCTAGATAGAAGAGGAAGTTTAGACTGCTGATCCAGTCGGGTATCTGTCCAGTAAATTGattattatataaaaataacacCGCCAAATTTTTGAGCTTTGATAACCAATGAGGTATTCTTCCAGACAACATACAATTGGCCAGGGAAAGGACCTGAAGATTCTCAAAACCATCAATTATATCACCCTCTGGCATTGTTTCTTGCTTGAAGTTGCGACCAATGAGTAAGGAGGTGAGGTTCCTGCAACTCTGAAGTACCTGAATTGTCCTTGTGATATTTGTAAGAGAGATATTAACAATTGATAGAAAAGAGAGGTACTGCAGATTTCCTATTCTCTCTGACAACTGGCCATGGAACCCATTGTAAGACAGCCGTAATGCAGTTAGATTTCTGCATGAGTAGATGCTTTCTGGAACTGTTCCAGAAAAATTGTTCCAAACGACATCTAAAGTTTTCAGATTGGGCAGTGTGGAGAAGTTGACATTGGTGAGCTTCCCGCTGAAGCTGTTGCTCTTGAGGTCGATGGTTACAAGGTTTGTGCAGTCACTCAAAGTCCATGGCAGCTCCCCGGACATGTTGTTGTTGTCCAGATGGAGCTTCTCCAGTCTTTTCAGCTGTCCTATGGAATCTGGAATGCTACCAATGAGCTTATTTCCTCCGAGATCAAGGGTGACCAGATTTATGAGCTTCATGATGCCCTCAATTGATCCTTCTAACTGATTGTTAGGAAAAGAAAGGTGCTTCAAAGAGGTAATATTGAAGAGCTCATATGG of the Oryza sativa Japonica Group chromosome 2, ASM3414082v1 genome contains:
- the LOC4328332 gene encoding uncharacterized protein — translated: MPCARAEDALPSAAIAALEMPSSAAAAAAAGGLIQKVGGGRRSGGSGRALHRSAHLSAEDDGHAPPPASCSKDDKIGGGGKREGSQRSRMRKYRSQLEQEVKKLQRQLEEEIDLHVALADAVMQNAGPVLNSSVKIPYKAQELLTNIASLESAVSKLEKDLNELYYQLCHERNERLLAESKPGCLPSTSPDHSLSTCTCTWEEHISSLRDLKFGGSESMRSTQQDLYSELEYEQDVGEDPEERQMVSLNRLFEKHRDVSLNRLLEKHRDEEMQESCSTDKEGEEDEKIDTLSFEQSILKITSMKLGNLWNNPNQLSEEMVRCMRNIFLRLSESSKMLPKESSDCSSSSAERLSGSTLASFSDSSIIPSMLRSPSVDSNRNDEMTTEASNFDPYKVNGKESRRDIGNYHSAAEVSWMSVGKEQLEYASEALKKFRFLVEQLSKVNPNSMNCDERLAFWINLYNALIMHAYLAYGVPRNDIKLFSLMQKACYTVGGQSFSAAEIEFVILKMKTPVHRPQLSLMLALNKFKITEEHKKYSIDGTEPLVLFGLSCGMFSSPAVRIFSAANVRQELQESLRDYVQASVGISDRGKLLIPKLLQSYAKGNVEDSLLADWICHHLTPDQVAVIRDSSSQRKQRLLGARSFTVVAFDSKFRYLFLPDSSGSQKPEPKRTS